The following proteins come from a genomic window of Paenibacillus sp. CAA11:
- a CDS encoding glucose 1-dehydrogenase, protein MNPVFPYYSKETVCKEQPISFPPQHQPVQPGLESQMVPRPIWDNPAYCGSGKLKGKVAVITGGDSGIGRAVAVAFAKEGADIVIAYLYEVSDAKVTQNAVEQLGQRCIAIKTDLRLKENCNSVIRDALHCFGRLDILVNNHGVQYPQKSIVDISEEQLYQTFQTNIFPFFFLSQAALPHLGEGASIINTASITAYQGHKELVDYSSTKGAIVSFTRSLALQLAPRCIRVNAVAPGPVWTPLIVSSFSPEEVKVFGTDTPWGRAAQPYELAPAYVYLASCDSSFVTGETIHVNGGSMVTT, encoded by the coding sequence ATGAATCCCGTCTTTCCATATTACAGCAAGGAGACCGTCTGCAAGGAACAGCCTATCTCCTTTCCGCCGCAGCACCAGCCAGTCCAGCCGGGGCTGGAAAGCCAGATGGTCCCTAGGCCTATCTGGGACAATCCCGCTTACTGCGGCAGCGGCAAGCTGAAGGGTAAAGTGGCCGTGATCACCGGCGGAGACAGCGGCATCGGCCGGGCGGTGGCCGTTGCCTTTGCCAAAGAGGGTGCTGACATCGTAATCGCTTACCTGTACGAGGTGTCGGATGCCAAAGTCACGCAGAATGCAGTTGAGCAGCTTGGACAGCGCTGCATAGCAATCAAGACGGATTTGCGGCTGAAGGAGAACTGCAATTCTGTCATTCGGGACGCCCTTCACTGCTTCGGACGCCTGGATATCCTAGTGAACAACCATGGGGTGCAGTACCCGCAAAAGAGCATTGTCGATATCAGCGAGGAGCAGCTGTATCAGACTTTTCAGACCAACATCTTCCCCTTCTTCTTCCTGTCCCAGGCCGCTCTTCCCCACCTTGGGGAAGGTGCCTCGATCATCAATACGGCCTCGATCACCGCATATCAAGGCCATAAAGAGCTGGTTGACTATTCTTCCACCAAGGGAGCCATCGTAAGCTTTACCCGCTCCCTGGCCCTTCAGCTGGCGCCGCGCTGTATCCGAGTTAACGCCGTGGCCCCGGGCCCGGTCTGGACACCGCTGATCGTATCCAGCTTCAGTCCGGAAGAGGTCAAAGTATTCGGAACGGATACACCATGGGGGAGAGCAGCTCAGCCCTATGAGCTGGCCCCGGCCTATGTGTACCTGGCAAGCTGTGACTCCTCCTTCGTGACAGGAGAGACTATCCATGTCAACGGGGGCAGCATGGTTACCACCTAA
- the adhP gene encoding alcohol dehydrogenase AdhP, producing the protein MKAAVVHEFKKQLQIEDVPKPTPGLGQAVVRIEACGVCHTDLHAVHGDWPVKPKLPLTPGHEGVGVIEELGEGVTHLKVGDPVGIPWLYSACGHCEYCLSGRETLCPDQHNAGYSVDGSYADYCLADANYVVKIPDILSFIEAAPLFCAGVTTYKALKVSDTKPGDWVAIFGIGGLGHLAVQYAKAMGLKVVAVDTFEDKLELARKLGADLTVNPKETDAGKWIQEKIGGAHASICTAVSKAAFGQAYQAVRRGGSCVAVGLPPETMEVPIFDTVLNGVKIVGSIVGSRKDLQETLQFAADGKVKAITQTRRLDEINDIFAELESGEVNGRIVLDFSKQ; encoded by the coding sequence ATGAAAGCAGCGGTTGTTCACGAGTTCAAAAAGCAGCTACAAATTGAAGATGTCCCTAAGCCGACCCCCGGCCTGGGCCAGGCTGTAGTCCGCATTGAGGCCTGCGGGGTATGTCACACCGACCTTCATGCCGTCCACGGTGACTGGCCTGTCAAGCCCAAGCTGCCTCTTACGCCCGGTCACGAAGGGGTTGGGGTTATCGAAGAACTGGGCGAAGGCGTTACCCATCTCAAGGTAGGGGACCCCGTAGGAATCCCATGGCTTTATTCAGCCTGCGGTCATTGCGAATACTGCTTATCAGGAAGGGAGACGTTATGCCCGGACCAGCATAATGCAGGGTATTCCGTGGATGGCAGCTATGCGGATTATTGTCTGGCCGATGCGAACTATGTGGTCAAGATCCCGGACATTCTAAGCTTCATTGAGGCTGCCCCTCTGTTCTGCGCCGGGGTTACGACTTACAAAGCGCTCAAGGTATCCGATACGAAGCCAGGCGACTGGGTAGCCATCTTTGGCATCGGCGGCCTAGGCCATCTGGCCGTTCAATATGCCAAGGCCATGGGCCTCAAAGTGGTGGCGGTTGACACCTTCGAGGACAAGCTGGAGCTTGCGCGGAAGCTTGGTGCTGACCTTACCGTGAATCCTAAGGAGACGGACGCCGGCAAGTGGATTCAAGAGAAAATTGGCGGGGCACATGCTTCCATCTGCACCGCGGTATCCAAGGCTGCCTTCGGCCAGGCCTATCAGGCGGTTCGCCGGGGCGGCTCCTGCGTAGCCGTTGGGCTCCCGCCGGAGACGATGGAAGTGCCGATCTTCGATACCGTGCTGAACGGTGTCAAAATCGTCGGCTCCATCGTCGGCAGCCGTAAGGACCTGCAGGAGACCCTGCAGTTTGCAGCAGACGGCAAGGTGAAGGCCATTACCCAGACTCGCCGCTTGGATGAAATCAATGATATTTTTGCCGAACTGGAATCCGGTGAAGTGAACGGGCGGATTGTACTTGATTTCAGCAAGCAATAA
- a CDS encoding stalk domain-containing protein translates to MKKACISMILAFILVLTSSSAHAAGHQVKLDGVVLASAEVKNNRTLVPLRMVSESLGAKVDWSNRGVVLTKKDIKVTLKQNSSTAAVNGKKVQLDVKPYAKNNHVMVPLRFIAETFGCNVSYSGSTVTIKSAPLVIDQVKVKALQQEYHMTIGGVVQQISGNAYNEAIYNIIAQNKGSEVDEPASYSWMVNTDVPGSYYKNNQFDFLDEKGNSIKRYDIYTLIRSLPAELLVGYPDVLIYDASEGKWYLFNSAARGSIDQLIDKAAQNGYLKVISDTVA, encoded by the coding sequence ATGAAGAAAGCTTGTATTAGTATGATTCTCGCATTCATTCTGGTCCTTACATCATCGTCTGCTCATGCGGCAGGCCATCAAGTTAAATTGGACGGTGTAGTCCTAGCCTCAGCTGAAGTGAAGAACAACCGTACGCTGGTGCCATTGCGTATGGTCAGTGAGAGTTTGGGCGCAAAAGTTGATTGGTCCAATAGGGGAGTAGTTCTTACTAAGAAGGATATAAAAGTGACTTTAAAACAAAATAGCAGCACTGCGGCAGTAAACGGCAAAAAGGTACAACTTGATGTAAAACCCTATGCCAAGAACAATCATGTTATGGTCCCCCTCAGATTTATTGCAGAAACGTTTGGTTGTAATGTCAGCTATAGCGGCTCTACGGTAACAATTAAGAGCGCGCCTCTGGTTATTGATCAGGTGAAGGTGAAGGCTTTGCAGCAGGAATATCATATGACCATCGGCGGCGTAGTCCAGCAGATCAGTGGGAATGCATATAACGAGGCCATTTATAATATCATTGCACAGAACAAAGGCAGTGAGGTGGATGAACCGGCTAGTTACTCTTGGATGGTGAACACTGACGTGCCTGGCTCCTATTATAAGAATAATCAATTTGACTTCCTTGACGAAAAGGGAAACAGCATAAAGCGTTATGATATCTATACTTTGATTCGCTCTTTACCCGCTGAACTTCTGGTAGGATACCCGGACGTATTGATATATGATGCTTCTGAGGGGAAATGGTATTTATTTAACAGTGCCGCAAGAGGTTCTATTGATCAGTTGATTGATAAGGCCGCACAGAACGGTTATTTGAAGGTGATCAGCGATACAGTCGCTTAG
- the ssuE gene encoding NADPH-dependent FMN reductase, protein MVKVTVINGTPNPSSRLQAVIELTEELLRSQGAEVHHVNVGELPADDLIHTRFESEAIVKANALVAQADAVIVASPVYQASYTGVLKTFLDLVPQKGLTGKVILPLFIGGSLAHLLTIDYALKPVLSALGARHILAGVYTVDAQVARTEQGGFEIAEELKTRLAENAADLVREAQLRLKFSEPPKGLS, encoded by the coding sequence ATGGTTAAAGTTACGGTAATTAACGGTACGCCTAATCCTTCGTCACGCCTTCAGGCGGTGATTGAGCTGACAGAGGAGCTGCTTCGCTCACAGGGAGCTGAGGTTCATCATGTGAACGTAGGCGAGCTGCCGGCCGATGATCTGATACATACTCGATTTGAAAGTGAGGCCATTGTCAAAGCCAATGCCCTTGTTGCCCAAGCAGATGCAGTCATTGTGGCCAGTCCCGTGTATCAGGCTTCCTATACAGGGGTGCTGAAGACCTTCTTGGATCTTGTGCCGCAAAAGGGTCTGACGGGCAAGGTGATCCTTCCTCTGTTCATTGGGGGAAGCCTTGCGCATCTATTGACGATTGATTATGCTCTGAAGCCGGTTCTGTCTGCCCTTGGAGCCAGACACATTCTCGCTGGCGTGTATACGGTGGATGCTCAAGTAGCCCGTACAGAGCAGGGAGGCTTTGAGATTGCGGAGGAGCTGAAGACAAGGCTGGCAGAGAACGCCGCTGACCTGGTGCGCGAAGCCCAGCTGCGTCTGAAATTCTCTGAACCGCCGAAGGGGCTGTCCTAA
- a CDS encoding AAA family ATPase: MQKLVFFVGVAGTGKTTVARKLADRIQAAFLDRDTVGGRFVESILEMNGLDKNDRDSEFYKKNLRDLEYDTTRDICIENLAAGQNVFMISPFTAELKNKAWLDETLAAAGRDQKQVDVKVIVVALQDMDVQKERIIERQTERDTWKLNHWDDFKQRVDFVPEVNWNIPSSSVRVFDNSGELTDEKVEGLYQFLMEEVQEAR, translated from the coding sequence GTGCAAAAGCTGGTATTCTTTGTCGGCGTTGCCGGCACAGGCAAGACGACGGTTGCCCGGAAGCTGGCGGACCGGATTCAGGCGGCTTTCCTGGACCGTGATACCGTAGGCGGACGTTTTGTGGAGAGCATTCTGGAGATGAACGGTCTGGACAAGAATGATCGCGATTCCGAGTTTTATAAGAAGAACCTGCGTGACCTGGAATATGATACGACCCGGGATATCTGTATTGAGAACCTGGCTGCGGGCCAGAACGTCTTCATGATCTCGCCGTTTACGGCCGAGCTTAAGAACAAGGCTTGGTTGGATGAGACACTGGCAGCGGCTGGCCGCGATCAGAAGCAGGTGGACGTGAAGGTTATTGTGGTGGCCTTGCAGGACATGGACGTTCAGAAGGAACGGATTATCGAGCGTCAGACCGAACGGGATACCTGGAAGCTGAACCATTGGGACGACTTCAAGCAGCGGGTTGATTTTGTGCCGGAAGTGAATTGGAATATTCCTTCCTCCTCCGTGCGTGTATTTGATAACAGCGGCGAGCTGACGGATGAGAAGGTTGAGGGGCTGTATCAGTTCCTTATGGAAGAAGTGCAAGAAGCGCGTTAG
- a CDS encoding S9 family peptidase, whose amino-acid sequence MLKFPKPDVEQFFQTYVIRGFAVTPDEQRLIFNSNLNGEPNLWAMDLPNTYPYPLTYIDQSSSFIKPDPKGRFILAGFDNNGDENYHLYALPVQGGVPLKVVPGEAEDKFDFCHLSKDGERLYYMTSIDNPNFLNAHCRNLVTGEDKLLLKGEETTTFLSAVSPEEDRFVYAKMYANTHQLAYLHTGDEVIALSPDAEQVQLSHEFIFTDNDTVVYITNYDSEYAYVMQYSLAAREFKALCQVPGEDVGLIKYHKESGTLYIWTDKGIENKMYAFRPDGEGLQEMELPTDIVGQAVVAESGNIYILARGAVDPFNIYRFTDGAWEALTKNQVIGLSPEQLVYPDVVRYPSFDGLEIEALLFKAKEENANGYTIFWPHGGPQAAEGKFFRSMFQFMLAHGYNIFAPNFRGSTGYGAEFVKMIEGDWGEGPRLDCVAGMDWLFDQGISSRDKLFIVGGSYGGYMTLLLAGRHPEYFRAAVDIFGPSNLFTFIESVPEDWKPIMDQWLGNPERDRERLTKDSPITYLDQMVKPMLVIQGANDPRVVKAESDQIVAALQERSVEVEYIVLDDEGHGFSKRKNEIHVYRSMLEFLNKHQA is encoded by the coding sequence ATGCTGAAATTTCCAAAACCGGATGTGGAGCAATTTTTCCAAACTTATGTTATTCGCGGATTTGCAGTGACCCCTGATGAGCAGCGCCTCATCTTCAACAGCAACCTGAATGGTGAGCCCAACCTGTGGGCGATGGATTTGCCGAATACGTATCCTTACCCGCTGACTTATATCGACCAGAGCTCAAGCTTTATCAAGCCAGACCCGAAGGGCCGCTTCATTCTAGCCGGGTTTGATAACAATGGGGATGAGAACTACCATTTGTATGCCCTGCCGGTTCAAGGCGGAGTTCCTCTGAAGGTTGTGCCGGGCGAGGCGGAGGATAAATTCGATTTTTGCCACCTGTCTAAAGATGGGGAGCGCCTTTATTATATGACTTCGATCGACAATCCGAACTTCCTGAATGCGCATTGCCGGAACCTGGTCACAGGGGAAGACAAGCTGCTGCTTAAGGGTGAAGAGACAACGACATTTCTATCCGCAGTAAGCCCGGAAGAGGACCGTTTCGTGTATGCCAAGATGTATGCCAATACTCATCAGCTGGCCTACTTGCATACTGGGGATGAGGTTATTGCCTTGTCGCCGGATGCGGAGCAGGTACAGCTGAGTCATGAGTTTATTTTTACAGATAACGACACCGTGGTGTACATCACCAATTACGACAGTGAATACGCCTATGTGATGCAGTATTCGCTGGCCGCGCGTGAATTCAAAGCTCTATGTCAGGTGCCGGGTGAGGATGTTGGGCTGATAAAGTATCACAAAGAATCCGGAACTCTCTATATTTGGACAGATAAAGGAATTGAGAATAAAATGTATGCCTTCCGTCCTGACGGAGAAGGGCTTCAGGAGATGGAGCTGCCTACGGATATTGTAGGGCAGGCTGTCGTTGCCGAGTCCGGCAACATTTATATTCTGGCCAGAGGGGCGGTAGATCCGTTTAATATTTACCGTTTTACAGACGGAGCATGGGAAGCGCTGACCAAGAATCAAGTCATCGGTCTGTCTCCCGAGCAGCTCGTATACCCGGATGTGGTACGTTATCCTTCCTTCGATGGACTGGAGATTGAAGCCTTGCTCTTTAAGGCAAAAGAGGAGAATGCGAACGGTTATACGATCTTTTGGCCGCATGGCGGGCCGCAGGCTGCAGAGGGCAAGTTCTTCCGCTCCATGTTCCAGTTCATGCTGGCCCATGGATATAACATCTTCGCTCCAAACTTCCGGGGTAGCACCGGCTACGGAGCTGAGTTCGTGAAGATGATTGAAGGGGACTGGGGCGAGGGGCCGCGTCTGGACTGCGTTGCCGGGATGGATTGGCTGTTCGATCAGGGCATCTCCAGCCGTGATAAGCTGTTCATCGTGGGCGGAAGCTATGGCGGCTATATGACGCTGCTGCTGGCTGGCCGTCACCCTGAATATTTCCGGGCAGCGGTGGATATTTTCGGCCCAAGCAATCTGTTCACCTTCATCGAGTCCGTGCCAGAGGACTGGAAGCCGATTATGGATCAGTGGCTGGGCAATCCGGAGCGTGACCGCGAGCGCTTGACCAAGGACTCGCCGATTACGTATTTGGATCAGATGGTGAAGCCGATGCTGGTGATTCAAGGAGCGAACGACCCACGGGTCGTCAAGGCAGAGTCCGATCAGATCGTAGCCGCTTTGCAGGAGCGGAGCGTAGAGGTGGAGTACATCGTTCTGGATGATGAGGGGCACGGCTTCTCCAAGCGGAAGAACGAAATCCATGTATACCGGAGCATGCTGGAGTTCCTGAACAAGCATCAGGCATGA
- a CDS encoding NAD(P)-dependent oxidoreductase — protein MRAGFRKIALIGGSGKVGRYIPEYAAAQGLQVRMLIRNPAKVSYADSRIELIQGDAQNRESLLETLQGCDVVVNTLGQPEREPNPIYSKVTAELVSVMQELDIQRYMGVTGGSLTLEGDRKSLLDRIGARMFRLLYPVMMEDKAREVRVLQASSLD, from the coding sequence ATGAGGGCAGGCTTCAGAAAGATTGCGCTCATCGGCGGGAGCGGCAAGGTAGGGCGCTATATTCCGGAATATGCGGCGGCCCAAGGGCTTCAGGTGCGTATGCTGATCAGAAATCCGGCCAAAGTCAGCTATGCGGATTCGCGTATTGAACTGATTCAGGGGGATGCGCAGAATCGGGAGTCGCTGCTGGAGACACTTCAAGGCTGTGATGTGGTGGTTAACACCTTGGGGCAGCCGGAAAGGGAGCCGAATCCGATTTACAGCAAAGTGACTGCAGAGCTTGTCTCGGTTATGCAAGAGCTGGACATACAGAGGTATATGGGTGTAACGGGAGGCTCTCTAACGCTAGAGGGAGACCGCAAAAGCTTGCTAGACCGCATAGGGGCAAGGATGTTCCGTCTCTTGTATCCCGTTATGATGGAGGATAAGGCACGGGAGGTAAGGGTTCTGCAAGCGAGTTCGCTCGATTAG
- the nrdG gene encoding anaerobic ribonucleoside-triphosphate reductase activating protein — MNICGYYPESINEGEGLRAAIFISGCRHRCKGCFSPATWNFNYGEPFTLQRQDEIIADIAANPLLSGLSILGGDPFFSAPEVSAFVDRLLDKAGPVSIWIYTGYTYEELIRDTASPEFELMRRCNVLVDGRFEEALRDPSLRYCGSSNQRIIDIDTSLAAGKPVLWTEKYSFHS, encoded by the coding sequence ATGAATATCTGCGGCTATTACCCGGAATCTATCAATGAAGGCGAAGGCCTGAGGGCCGCCATATTCATCAGTGGCTGCAGGCACCGCTGCAAGGGCTGCTTCAGCCCGGCGACCTGGAACTTCAATTATGGCGAACCGTTCACACTGCAAAGGCAGGATGAGATCATTGCCGACATTGCCGCGAATCCGCTGCTTAGCGGACTGAGCATCCTCGGCGGAGATCCCTTCTTCTCTGCACCGGAAGTAAGCGCCTTTGTCGATCGCCTGCTGGACAAGGCCGGGCCTGTCTCCATATGGATCTACACCGGCTACACTTATGAGGAGCTGATCCGGGATACAGCATCACCAGAGTTTGAACTGATGCGCCGCTGCAATGTTCTAGTAGACGGCCGCTTCGAGGAAGCACTGCGCGACCCTTCCCTGCGCTACTGCGGCAGCAGCAATCAGCGGATTATTGATATTGATACCAGCCTAGCAGCAGGCAAGCCCGTGCTATGGACCGAGAAATACTCGTTCCATTCTTGA
- a CDS encoding anaerobic ribonucleoside triphosphate reductase has translation MALKNYAYNNEEQMLGEIMKLGEDIIDSRDLELLRENANLNGESFSGKMSKFGSEYAKWYAKHFIMPQPVVSAIDDNYVYVHDLDQYAIGTTNCIFIPFDKLLREGFNTGNGSVRPPNSIMTAMALVAIIFQSQQNSQYGGVSSNKLDHDLAPYVAKSFAKYFRKGLDYFEEHPQTDLGDISMSRTDLKERYPKTFRYALKETEIETLQGAESLIHNLNTMSSRAGGQIPFTSINYGTCTSPEGQLVIDSLLTATMRGLGSGETPIFPIQIFKCKQGINQAPGEPNYHLFLKAAECSARRLYPNFANLDAPLNLQYYNPADPDTEFATMGCRTRVLSDRFGRNHLSGKGNLSFNTLNLVKLGLEHGIALGRRKTADEKGFYRALSHYLEIALEGLLHRFRIQAAQKAKASDFMMREGVWEGGEQLGPEDKVGDLLKHGSLSIGFIGLAECMKAMYGKHHGEDSAIYDKAFAVIAHLREYCDRKSEELNLNITLFATPAEGLSGKFTKRDRVTYGSIEGVTDREYYTNSFHIPVYYPITAARKIQLEARFHDLCNAGAISYIELNGNARSNPAAFLNIVQYALSQQVSYFSINHPIDRCSACGHEGIIGATCPSCGAHEKDVHIRRLRRVTGYLTGDFQTRFNSAKQAEVRDRVKHTQ, from the coding sequence ATGGCGCTGAAAAATTATGCCTACAACAATGAGGAGCAAATGCTGGGTGAGATCATGAAGTTGGGTGAAGACATTATCGACAGCCGTGACCTGGAACTCTTGCGGGAAAATGCCAATTTGAACGGGGAAAGCTTCTCTGGCAAGATGAGCAAATTCGGGAGCGAATACGCGAAATGGTACGCAAAGCATTTTATTATGCCGCAGCCTGTCGTAAGTGCGATCGACGACAACTACGTGTACGTTCACGACCTGGATCAATATGCAATTGGGACAACCAACTGCATCTTTATCCCATTCGACAAGCTGCTCCGGGAGGGCTTCAATACCGGTAACGGCAGTGTCCGCCCGCCGAATTCCATCATGACGGCGATGGCTCTGGTTGCAATCATTTTTCAGTCCCAGCAAAATTCCCAATATGGCGGGGTTTCCTCCAACAAGCTGGACCATGACCTCGCCCCATATGTAGCCAAATCCTTCGCGAAGTACTTCCGTAAAGGACTGGATTATTTCGAAGAGCATCCACAAACAGATCTCGGCGACATCTCCATGAGCCGTACCGACCTCAAGGAACGCTATCCGAAGACCTTCCGATATGCTCTTAAGGAGACGGAAATCGAGACCTTGCAGGGAGCCGAGAGTCTGATCCACAACCTGAATACGATGTCCAGCCGGGCCGGGGGGCAAATTCCGTTCACCAGCATTAATTACGGCACATGCACCTCGCCTGAAGGGCAACTGGTTATCGACTCCCTGCTGACCGCGACGATGCGCGGACTTGGCAGCGGAGAGACGCCGATCTTCCCGATTCAGATTTTCAAATGCAAGCAGGGTATCAACCAGGCACCAGGTGAGCCGAACTACCACTTGTTCCTCAAGGCCGCGGAGTGCTCGGCCCGCCGTCTGTATCCGAACTTTGCGAACCTGGATGCGCCGCTGAACCTGCAGTACTACAATCCGGCTGACCCGGATACCGAGTTCGCTACCATGGGCTGCCGGACACGCGTGCTGAGCGACCGATTCGGGCGGAATCATCTGTCCGGCAAAGGAAACTTGTCCTTTAATACGCTTAATTTGGTCAAGCTGGGTCTTGAGCACGGCATCGCCTTAGGCCGCCGCAAGACTGCGGACGAGAAAGGCTTCTATCGCGCTCTGAGTCATTATCTGGAGATTGCCCTGGAGGGACTTCTTCACCGCTTCCGGATTCAGGCTGCCCAGAAGGCCAAGGCATCCGACTTCATGATGCGGGAAGGAGTCTGGGAAGGCGGTGAACAGCTCGGGCCTGAAGATAAGGTTGGAGACCTGCTGAAGCACGGAAGCTTGTCCATCGGGTTCATCGGGCTCGCCGAATGCATGAAGGCCATGTACGGCAAGCATCACGGCGAAGATTCGGCCATCTATGACAAAGCCTTTGCTGTCATTGCTCATCTTCGCGAATACTGTGACCGCAAGAGCGAGGAGCTTAATCTTAATATCACCTTGTTCGCTACACCGGCCGAAGGCTTGTCCGGGAAGTTCACCAAGCGTGACCGGGTAACCTATGGATCGATTGAGGGAGTGACGGACCGGGAGTACTATACGAACTCGTTCCATATTCCCGTGTATTACCCGATCACAGCAGCCCGCAAAATCCAGCTCGAAGCCCGCTTCCATGACCTGTGCAATGCAGGGGCCATCTCTTATATCGAGCTGAACGGCAATGCCCGCAGCAATCCTGCGGCATTTTTAAACATAGTGCAGTATGCCCTCTCACAACAGGTCAGCTACTTCAGCATCAATCACCCGATTGACCGCTGCTCGGCCTGCGGCCATGAAGGCATTATCGGGGCGACCTGCCCTTCCTGCGGCGCCCATGAGAAAGACGTGCACATTCGCCGCTTGCGCCGGGTAACCGGTTATTTGACCGGGGATTTCCAGACCCGCTTCAACAGTGCCAAGCAAGCCGAGGTGCGCGACCGGGTGAAGCATACTCAATGA
- a CDS encoding MTH1187 family thiamine-binding protein — translation MAIAEVTVIPIGTGSTSLSSYVAHMQRVLSGLEGISYELTSMSTIIEGPLDRIFAAITALHEAPFHEGAQRVSTSVKIDDRRDKAGSSEQKLRSVREKL, via the coding sequence ATGGCTATTGCAGAGGTAACAGTGATCCCGATAGGAACGGGATCTACAAGCTTAAGCTCCTATGTGGCACACATGCAGCGGGTCTTGTCAGGGCTTGAGGGAATCAGCTACGAGCTGACCTCGATGAGCACGATCATTGAGGGGCCACTGGACCGGATCTTCGCTGCCATTACGGCACTTCATGAAGCGCCGTTTCATGAAGGAGCTCAGCGGGTATCCACTTCGGTGAAGATAGATGACCGCAGGGATAAAGCGGGCTCGTCCGAGCAGAAGCTTCGGTCTGTTCGTGAGAAGCTGTGA
- a CDS encoding carbohydrate ABC transporter permease codes for MNKKRGSQLIQQLIFVGPTALFFVVIVAVPFFLGLYYSFTSWNGISKHTEWTGLRNYVHIFTKDPSFLNSFWFTAKFTVLGLVLTNLLGFALAYILTRKLFTRNAMRTVFFIPHVIGGLLLGFIWQFIFVRGFASIGQATGWSFFNLSWLGTESTAFWSIVIVFVWQNAGYLMVIYISALNNVPKGLLEAAKVDGAGRWQVLKNVTIPLVMPAVTVCLFLSISWSFKLFDLNLSLTKGGPFKATESVALNIYNEAYTLSRYGMGSAKAIIFFVIVAIISMIQVWATKRKEVQV; via the coding sequence ATGAACAAGAAAAGAGGCTCACAGCTTATTCAACAGCTTATTTTTGTAGGACCGACCGCTTTGTTTTTTGTGGTGATCGTAGCGGTTCCGTTCTTTTTGGGATTGTATTATTCTTTTACGAGCTGGAACGGGATTTCCAAGCATACAGAATGGACGGGGCTTCGCAATTATGTCCATATCTTTACTAAGGACCCTTCCTTTCTGAATTCATTTTGGTTTACTGCAAAATTCACCGTGCTCGGATTAGTCCTAACTAACCTGCTGGGCTTTGCTCTGGCGTACATTCTAACTCGCAAGCTCTTTACGAGAAATGCTATGCGCACCGTCTTCTTTATCCCGCACGTGATTGGAGGTCTGCTGCTGGGCTTTATTTGGCAGTTTATCTTTGTCAGGGGCTTTGCATCCATTGGACAGGCTACTGGCTGGTCCTTTTTTAATCTTTCTTGGCTGGGGACAGAGAGCACGGCATTCTGGTCGATTGTGATTGTATTTGTATGGCAGAATGCCGGGTATTTGATGGTGATCTACATCTCGGCGCTCAACAACGTTCCCAAGGGGCTGCTGGAGGCCGCAAAGGTGGATGGAGCAGGCAGATGGCAGGTGCTCAAAAATGTAACCATTCCCCTCGTCATGCCGGCTGTAACGGTATGCTTGTTTCTCTCTATATCCTGGTCTTTCAAGCTGTTCGATCTGAACCTGTCACTGACCAAGGGCGGGCCGTTCAAGGCGACCGAGTCGGTCGCGCTCAATATTTACAATGAAGCGTATACCCTTAGCCGCTACGGTATGGGTTCCGCCAAGGCGATTATATTCTTCGTGATTGTGGCGATCATCTCGATGATTCAGGTGTGGGCTACGAAGCGGAAGGAGGTTCAGGTGTAA